The nucleotide window GCTGAGCTCGCTTCTTTCACACGCTGGAGTGTTTTCTGTGAACGGATTTCAGAATCAAGGATGTCAGGCACAAGTTGTTCATCTATGCACAACCTGTTTTTTGCGACATCAAGGTATGAGCCCAAGACCAATTGAGCTCTTTGGTAACGTTGCGTCACAGGGCGAGATGGCAGACGGGCCAGCTCACATTCGATGCCGGCGAGGATGTTTTCTACCAACCAAGGGAAACGCCTTTGTAGTCCAAGCTCTGCAAGCTCGGCCTCCGGCTTTTGAAGGTGAAGTTTATCGAGATTATGAATCAACACAGGAGCAAGAGCTGTGATGTACCTGGGATTGCCGCTGAGCAGTGCATCTCGAATGAGCTCACTAAGATCAGCATATTCTGCCGGTAGGACCGCTTGGCTTTCCTGCAAATGAGTTGCGCCGAAACGGGCTAGCGCATTTTGTAGCTTCAATGAAGGATCCGCCTGCGGCTCGATCCCAAAATCACGGAGGGAAAGATTGAAGAGCCTAAGAATCGTCA belongs to Myxococcales bacterium and includes:
- a CDS encoding helix-turn-helix transcriptional regulator — translated: MEHITDHIAVSVRRLRSARGWTQAELASRLDLSQSRLSQIERGDGSFSAEQFLTILRLFNLSLRDFGIEPQADPSLKLQNALARFGATHLQESQAVLPAEYADLSELIRDALLSGNPRYITALAPVLIHNLDKLHLQKPEAELAELGLQRRFPWLVENILAGIECELARLPSRPVTQRYQRAQLVLGSYLDVAKNRLCIDEQLVPDILDSEIRSQKTLQRVKEASSAISKRWGIITKLQVQDFTEALRATHE